In one window of Bacteroidota bacterium DNA:
- a CDS encoding CHAT domain-containing protein, translating into MRVLSLLFLLMPGVLARPDCEAVFQRAQASFDRLDTRTADSLAVAATRRAFQEARACYAATPTLDSTAANHLARAYGRDAQILLETGQIDEVAALIDTFFDGPYLRADSAGVRYMLEFRGFILDQQGRVEESLRARLRLLDYAASATPAVRTRIWMGLAGAYDRLGQWDEALAIYETVQRTLGAEPELELQLRVSLARAYTREAELRIRQSRRPDAAARSLVAARTATDLLRGLPSPRAEHFLVFARITLADAYLAQGQADSALVVVQAAADLAARLQRPSRSAEITSWEAVGTTHLALGQAEAARAAFEEALAVGDRYGVQIRRPDLFGSLAQASMRLGDFARADSLVGQALRLVEAERAGLSAEVEASRAGTWYDTYLTRVSLLLARQRPTDAFLALDEARARVLRDLRHRRVLLGDLAPETRRRADSLTATLEARHRRFAEPDLDPVERLRLRGEIEALEADRAAVLGDGGASVTADLGRMQQTLAARGQVLLTYHPAAPQHAFVLRPDTLVAVPLADDLDAARIEALMAAVSPLWVEGSGPVDPLNLAFDPAPLKTLYDLLIAPVAPYLPEGAGLVVVPEGPLAQLPFGLLLEEAVAPTDPMGTAPFLLRRHAISTELAAGLLAEDEAPSGAASDLVAFGRSAFGGVETDSPLRSVYEEGAPPDLPNVARELADLGRRFPSAFVALDEEATESRFYERLEDARLLHIASHAFVEDANPLGSYIQLSPDPDSTEDGRLYLYELMQQPLAADLVVLSGCRTARGRDLLGEGVLGLQYAVRAAGAASTLGTLWRVDDAATVELMDGFYAHLARGERKDVALQQAQLDYLETHGGLRSSPFFWAAPILYGDPSPVPIPSGFGVWWWIVGAGLVASALLLPRALRRRRPGTPPPA; encoded by the coding sequence ATGCGCGTTCTCTCTCTCCTCTTCCTGCTCATGCCCGGCGTGCTTGCCCGGCCGGACTGCGAGGCCGTGTTCCAGCGTGCCCAGGCTTCCTTCGACCGGCTCGACACCCGGACGGCGGATTCGCTCGCGGTGGCCGCGACGCGGCGTGCGTTCCAGGAGGCCCGCGCCTGCTACGCCGCGACGCCGACCCTCGACAGCACGGCGGCGAACCACCTCGCCCGCGCCTACGGACGCGACGCGCAGATTCTCCTCGAGACCGGCCAGATCGACGAGGTCGCGGCGCTCATCGACACGTTCTTCGACGGGCCGTACCTCCGGGCCGACTCCGCCGGCGTGCGCTACATGCTGGAGTTTCGGGGGTTCATTCTGGACCAGCAGGGGCGCGTCGAGGAGTCGCTGCGCGCGCGGCTGCGGCTGCTCGACTATGCCGCCTCGGCGACGCCCGCCGTCCGCACGCGCATCTGGATGGGGCTGGCCGGAGCCTACGACCGGCTCGGGCAGTGGGACGAGGCCCTAGCCATCTACGAAACGGTTCAGCGCACGCTTGGGGCCGAGCCTGAGCTTGAGCTGCAGCTCCGCGTCAGCCTCGCCCGGGCCTACACGCGGGAGGCCGAACTTCGGATCCGCCAGTCTCGTCGCCCTGACGCAGCCGCGCGGAGCCTCGTGGCGGCGCGCACTGCGACCGACTTGCTGCGCGGCCTCCCCTCGCCCCGCGCCGAGCACTTTCTGGTCTTCGCACGGATCACCCTCGCCGATGCCTACCTCGCGCAGGGCCAAGCCGACTCGGCGCTCGTCGTGGTGCAGGCGGCGGCCGACCTCGCGGCGCGGTTGCAGCGGCCCTCGCGCAGCGCAGAGATCACGAGTTGGGAGGCCGTTGGGACGACGCACCTTGCGCTCGGCCAGGCCGAGGCCGCGCGCGCGGCGTTCGAAGAGGCACTGGCCGTGGGCGACCGCTACGGCGTGCAGATCCGCCGCCCCGATCTCTTCGGCAGCCTCGCGCAAGCCTCGATGCGTCTCGGCGACTTCGCGCGCGCCGACTCACTCGTCGGGCAGGCCCTCCGCCTCGTCGAGGCCGAACGGGCAGGGCTGAGCGCCGAGGTCGAGGCGAGCCGGGCCGGGACGTGGTACGACACCTACCTCACCCGCGTCAGCCTCCTCCTAGCGCGGCAGCGCCCGACCGACGCCTTCCTTGCCCTCGACGAGGCCCGCGCCCGCGTCCTGCGCGACCTGCGCCACCGCCGCGTGCTGCTCGGCGACCTCGCGCCGGAGACCCGCCGCCGCGCCGACAGCCTCACCGCGACGCTCGAAGCCCGCCACCGCCGCTTCGCCGAGCCGGACCTCGACCCGGTGGAGCGGCTTCGGCTTCGCGGGGAGATCGAGGCCCTCGAAGCGGACCGGGCCGCCGTGCTCGGAGACGGGGGCGCGAGCGTCACGGCGGACCTCGGCCGGATGCAGCAGACGCTCGCCGCCCGAGGCCAGGTGCTGCTCACCTACCACCCCGCTGCGCCGCAACACGCCTTCGTACTGCGCCCCGACACCCTCGTCGCTGTGCCTCTTGCCGATGACCTCGACGCGGCCCGGATCGAAGCGCTGATGGCGGCCGTGAGCCCGCTCTGGGTGGAGGGCAGCGGCCCGGTGGACCCGTTAAACCTCGCCTTCGACCCGGCTCCGCTGAAGACGCTTTACGACCTCCTGATCGCACCGGTCGCGCCCTACCTGCCGGAGGGTGCAGGACTCGTCGTCGTGCCAGAGGGGCCGCTGGCCCAACTGCCGTTCGGGCTGCTGCTCGAAGAGGCCGTCGCGCCCACGGACCCGATGGGCACGGCCCCGTTCCTGCTGCGTCGTCATGCGATCTCGACTGAACTGGCAGCGGGACTGCTCGCGGAGGACGAAGCCCCGTCAGGAGCGGCTTCGGACCTGGTCGCCTTCGGGCGGAGCGCCTTCGGCGGGGTCGAGACCGACTCGCCGCTACGCTCGGTCTACGAGGAGGGTGCGCCGCCGGACCTCCCGAACGTGGCGCGCGAACTGGCCGACCTGGGGCGCCGCTTCCCGTCGGCCTTCGTCGCGCTCGACGAGGAGGCGACGGAGTCGCGGTTCTACGAGCGCCTGGAGGACGCGCGGCTGCTCCACATCGCCTCGCACGCCTTCGTCGAGGACGCCAACCCGCTCGGGAGCTACATCCAACTCTCGCCCGACCCCGACAGCACCGAGGACGGGCGGCTCTACCTCTACGAGCTGATGCAGCAGCCGCTCGCGGCTGACCTCGTGGTGCTGAGCGGGTGCCGCACGGCGCGCGGGCGCGACCTCCTCGGCGAGGGTGTCCTCGGCCTGCAGTACGCCGTCCGCGCCGCCGGGGCCGCGAGTACGCTCGGCACGCTCTGGCGCGTGGACGACGCCGCGACGGTCGAGCTGATGGACGGGTTCTACGCCCACCTCGCGCGCGGCGAGCGCAAAGACGTAGCCCTCCAGCAAGCGCAGCTCGACTACCTCGAAACCCACGGCGGGCTGCGCAGTAGCCCCTTTTTCTGGGCCGCGCCGATCCTCTACGGCGACCCGAGTCCAGTCCCCATTCCGTCCGGCTTCGGGGTCTGGTGGTGGATCGTTGGCGCGGGCCTGGTTGCCTCGGCCCTGCTGCTGCCCCGCGCGTTGCGCCGCAGGAGGCCCGGCACCCCTCCCCCCGCGTAG
- a CDS encoding RDD family protein: protein MRSILLRRVGAYGIDITLLFVILTPLGFLVQWMLGLGPSSTPQEVYFTLVLNFSLPVWVYFTLADRSESGATLGKRSLSICTQAEGGEPVGLGQALARTAVKMVPWEVTHASAFLFAPAIGELATENWVGIGAAYVLVFVYLVVAWRTQGRRSVHDLVASTSVERAATSLSHSAYVS, encoded by the coding sequence ATGCGATCCATTCTGCTCAGGCGTGTAGGAGCGTACGGCATCGACATCACGCTGCTTTTCGTCATCCTGACGCCGCTCGGCTTCCTCGTCCAATGGATGCTCGGGCTCGGGCCTTCGTCCACACCCCAGGAGGTCTACTTCACCCTCGTCCTCAACTTCTCGCTGCCCGTCTGGGTCTACTTCACGCTGGCGGACCGGTCCGAGAGCGGGGCGACGCTCGGCAAGCGCTCCCTCTCGATTTGCACCCAGGCGGAGGGCGGAGAGCCGGTGGGATTGGGGCAGGCGCTGGCGCGGACGGCAGTCAAGATGGTCCCGTGGGAGGTCACGCACGCCTCGGCGTTCCTGTTCGCCCCCGCCATCGGCGAACTAGCGACGGAAAACTGGGTAGGGATCGGCGCGGCGTACGTGCTGGTCTTCGTCTACCTCGTCGTTGCATGGCGCACGCAGGGCCGCCGGAGCGTCCACGACCTCGTCGCCTCCACGAGCGTCGAGCGCGCCGCTACGTCCCTCTCGCACTCTGCCTACGTCTCGTAG
- the murQ gene encoding N-acetylmuramic acid 6-phosphate etherase — MAESDLFRELQALTTETRNPRSMRIDAASTEDILRIISDEDARVVPAVRAELPYVAEAVELVVDAFKNGGRLVYAGAGTSGRLGVLDAAECPPTFGSDPEQVQGLIAGGQAAMFVAQEGAEDHESNGRDALGEAGVTERDVVCGIAASRRTPFVVGAVKHAHALGCTTLFVTCNPREAFDLHEVVDVAMCPAVGPEVIMGSTRMKSGTAQKLVLNMITTAAFVRLGKVYENMMIDLQMTNAKLVERSKRIVMTATGVGYEEAAGILAEADGHVKTALVMLLAEVSADAARERLAAAGGFVRQAIAG; from the coding sequence ATGGCTGAGTCCGACCTCTTCCGCGAACTGCAGGCGCTCACGACCGAGACCCGCAACCCGCGCTCGATGCGGATCGACGCGGCCTCGACCGAGGACATCCTCCGCATCATCAGCGACGAGGACGCACGCGTCGTCCCCGCCGTCCGCGCCGAGCTACCGTACGTCGCCGAGGCCGTCGAACTCGTGGTCGATGCGTTCAAAAACGGGGGGCGTCTAGTCTACGCCGGGGCCGGGACGAGCGGACGGCTCGGCGTCCTTGACGCCGCCGAGTGCCCGCCGACGTTCGGGAGCGACCCCGAGCAGGTGCAGGGCCTGATCGCAGGTGGCCAGGCGGCGATGTTCGTCGCCCAGGAAGGGGCCGAAGATCACGAGTCGAACGGGCGCGACGCGCTCGGCGAGGCGGGCGTGACCGAGCGGGACGTGGTCTGCGGGATCGCGGCGAGCCGGCGGACGCCGTTCGTGGTCGGGGCCGTCAAGCACGCCCACGCGCTCGGGTGCACGACGCTCTTCGTGACCTGCAACCCGCGCGAGGCGTTCGACCTCCACGAGGTCGTCGATGTGGCGATGTGCCCGGCGGTCGGGCCGGAGGTCATCATGGGGTCCACGCGGATGAAGAGCGGGACGGCGCAGAAGCTCGTCCTCAACATGATCACGACCGCCGCCTTCGTCCGGCTCGGGAAGGTCTACGAGAACATGATGATCGACCTCCAGATGACGAACGCGAAGCTCGTCGAGCGCTCGAAGCGAATCGTGATGACGGCGACCGGCGTGGGCTACGAGGAGGCTGCCGGCATCCTCGCCGAGGCCGATGGGCACGTCAAGACGGCGCTCGTGATGCTCCTGGCCGAGGTCTCCGCTGACGCCGCCCGCGAGCGTCTCGCGGCGGCCGGCGGGTTCGTCCGGCAGGCGATTGCGGGGTGA